The DNA sequence GGATTCTTATTTATTGTCTTTGTTTTAAGAAAGTTACCGAAATTATTAGTGGGAGAAATTGCAGCTTTTTATGCGGTCTGGTATTCCATTGGACGATATATGGTTGAAGGGATGCGTACTGACAGCCTAATGTTAACAGAATCAATTCGTATGGCCCAATTTATTTCAATTACAACTATTGTATTAGTTCTGATTCTTGTCATATATAGACGCCTTGCTAAGAAGAACTTAATAACATATCAAAGTTTCTATGTGAAAAACAGTCATAAAGAGTAGAAAAATAAAATATGATAAGATAGAGATTAATAATCGAGGAGGAACAAATGCTAAAAGCTATTTTGTTTGATTTAGATGGAACGATATTAAATACGAATAATCTTATTTTTAATTCTTTTCGCCAAGCGTTTGAGGAACTCCTTTCTGATCGCACGTTGAGTGATGATGAGATTATCGATTGTATTGGTCCAACGCTTCAACAGACAGGTGAAAAATATTGTCCAGAAAATCCAGAAAAGTTTGTTGAATGTTATCGTAAATATTATCAAAATAATCATGATGAGATGATTGAAGTCTTTCCAGGTATTATTGAAATGCTACAGGCTTTAAAAGGATTAGGATTAAGATTAGTCATCGTCACCTCAAAGAAGCGTGATATGACGCTTAAAGGATTAAAATGCCTGAAGATGTTTGATTACTTTGATTTAATTGTTTCATCTGACGATATTCTTCATCCAAAACCACATCCTGAACCGATTGAAACAGTTTTAAAATATTATCATTTAAATCGAGATGAATGTTTGATGGTTGGCGATAATTCACATGATATTGAATGTGCGAACCACGCAGGAGTTAAAAGTGTTGCAGT is a window from the Turicibacter bilis genome containing:
- the ppaX gene encoding pyrophosphatase PpaX, with the translated sequence MLKAILFDLDGTILNTNNLIFNSFRQAFEELLSDRTLSDDEIIDCIGPTLQQTGEKYCPENPEKFVECYRKYYQNNHDEMIEVFPGIIEMLQALKGLGLRLVIVTSKKRDMTLKGLKCLKMFDYFDLIVSSDDILHPKPHPEPIETVLKYYHLNRDECLMVGDNSHDIECANHAGVKSVAVGWAMRGADYLKTYNPTYIINEAKDLLNVVKKEGV